Genomic window (Streptomyces sp. SLBN-31):
CGCTACCCTGCCGATCATGCTTGTCGCCGCCGCCATCTGCCCCTGCCCGCCCCTCCTCGTGCCGGAGGTGGCCGCGGGCGCCGCTCCGGAACTGGACCGCGCGCGTGCCGCGTGTGCGGACGCGCTCGGCGTGCTCGCCGCCGCCCGTCCCGATCTGCTGGTGGTGATCGGACCCGCCGAGCGCAGCGGGCGCGGTCCGCACCCCGAGGGCACGCCGGGTTCGTTCCGCGGCTTCGGCGTCGAGGTCGACGTACGGCTGGGCGAGCCGAAGGACGTGGAGCCCGGGCGCGAGCTTCCGCCCTCCCTCGCCGTCGCCGCGTGGCTGCTGGAGCGGACCGGCTGGTCCGACGCCCCGATCGAGGGGCTCGGCGTGGGGGAACCGCTCGCGGCCGACCGGTGCGTCGAAGCCGGACGGGAGATCGCTGCCCAGGCCGAGCGGGTGGCCCTGCTGGTGATGGGCGACGGCAGCGCCTGCCGCACGCTCAAGGCGCCCGGCTACCTCGACGAGCGCGCCGCGCCCTTCGACGCGGAGGTCGCGCGCGCGCTGGGCACGGCCGACGTGCCGGCGCTGGAGGCGCTCGACGCCGAACTGGCGTACGAGCTGAAGGCCTCGGGCCGGGCCCCCTGGCAGGTCCTCGCGGGCGCGGCCGAGGGCGCGGACCTCGCCGGAGCCCTGCTGTACGA
Coding sequences:
- a CDS encoding class III extradiol dioxygenase subunit B-like domain-containing protein, translating into MLVAAAICPCPPLLVPEVAAGAAPELDRARAACADALGVLAAARPDLLVVIGPAERSGRGPHPEGTPGSFRGFGVEVDVRLGEPKDVEPGRELPPSLAVAAWLLERTGWSDAPIEGLGVGEPLAADRCVEAGREIAAQAERVALLVMGDGSACRTLKAPGYLDERAAPFDAEVARALGTADVPALEALDAELAYELKASGRAPWQVLAGAAEGADLAGALLYEDAPYGVGYVVATWS